From the genome of Nicotiana sylvestris chromosome 1, ASM39365v2, whole genome shotgun sequence:
TAAAGTTTGCTTAGTACTGAAGTTCAAATCCTACAAGGGTACGTCGTGATTTTTGATCCCTTGAGCTAAGAGTTTTCCATGTAAAACTCCATTGTGTCATTTACTTACTGCACTGTGCGTATGTTCTGTGAGAACTAATAGAGAACTtggttctctatatagtttggtggacccttagttTCTCTCAATTGGTATCAAAGCGAGTTCTTTTTATCAAGCTAACACCTAGAAAGTATCCTCATGGGATGCTCCGCCAAACTTCGAAGAAGGTTAGTCTACCTACAGACTACCGAGATTCAACGGCCAATACTATGGATGGTGGAAGACAAGGATACGTGACTTCATCATGGCTGAAGACTCAGAGCTCTGGGATATCATCCGTGATGGACCCTTCGTTCCTACGAAGACCATTGGAGACCCCGCAGTGACAATTCCTAAAACTAGAAAGGAATATAATGATGCTGACTACAAGGCTATTGAAAAGAACTTTCGAGCTAAGAAAATCCTTGTCTGTGGTATTGGACCAGATGAGTACAACAAGATTTCAGCAGCTCAATCTACTAAGGAGATCTGGGAAGCTCTCCAAACAGCTCATGAAGGGACAACACAGGTAAAACTGTCCAAGATTGACATGCTAACCACATAGTAAGCTTTTCAGGATGAAGGACGATGAGTCCATTCAGGATATGCACACTCGCTTCACAtctatcataaatgagcttcaccCCTGGGATAGATCATCCCCAGGAACAAACTTATCAGGAAAATAATTAGTGTATTACCTGGTTCCCAGGAAAGCAAAGTAAATGCTATCACAGAGGCAAATGATCTGCAGGAGCTGACCATTGATGAACTTGTCGGCACTCTGAAGACTTAtgaaatgatgaagaagaaggataatGAGAGAAGAGAGCCCAAAAGGGAGAAGAACCTGGTCCTCAAGACGGACAACAATGACTCAGGTGGTGAGGATGTTGATATggctgataagtagggattttgactacttatttacactcttttactttcattttagctcaaaattgcttacaggtattcccgaaaactaatgaaATATGATTTCTTGTAGGAGTGTTGGAATATGAGCCAAAGAAATAAAAATCAACTCAGGAAGGAGTAATTTTGGATTAGGACAAAAATAAGGCTAAAAGGGCACTgagcggaccgcacaatattgaGTGCGACTGTAAATCATGAAGAAAGCCTTTGACAAGAAATGCTCTGcaaagtgcggactgcacaattgTGGTGCAACCACAGAAGATAAAGTTCAGAGAAATGGGATTTTAAGGTCAAGAAGAAATGCGGATCGTACCATTTTTATGCGGCCGCATAGTCAAGAGCGCGACCGCACTCagaattatgcggtccgcagaagtccCACAATGCCAAATCCCAAGGTCAAGAAGAGCGGACCGCACtataattgtgcggccgcagaatcaagagtgcggccgcactcataaATGTGCAATCCGCAGAAGTTGAAGAAGTGCAGCCGCAACCTAGAATTGTGTGGCCGCAAAACTGGAACCTGTCAAGCCAAGTCTCAATGTGCGGACCACACACATAATTGTGCAGCTGCACAACCTCCGCGGGTGCAATTTCGTTAgatatttttagcttagtataaatagaactttttgtcattttaggttaagttttgtaAGTTGGGAGCACCTGAGCCGTTTTTATTTACTGTATTGGGTAACATTGTGCTAGATTAGGTtttaaacattagattttctttctttaatcaagtattataaattttattttagtttgttctttaatttcttcaatttttcatgagtagctaaacctttagctagggttgtgacccaaccctagtatgtGTATTAATGAGTAATTGATTTAGGGTTTATTTATGATTGGGTTTATGATATTTAGCTTAGGTCTTGCTTGAATTtgagaattgatggttgcaaacattgattcatgcctatttgaattagtctttacttgagaaagaaagactaagtctaggaaaacttggctaactaggaattggggtgaactcaagaaattgatagccccaattaaagggtccaATCTAGAAATAGTAAGACCCGACTAGAGCATTTATCACTTGCTTTGTAAAATACCCGTTTGGACTTGAGAAAACCAAAtcgggcaaagtcactcaaactataGAGAGGTTTAGAGTGAGTAATTGagtgtgattgctatattgtaTCCCGATCAACCAAACATGCCCTAAAGCTCTAAATCCGTTAGGTAACAACTAGGCAGAGGTCGCAACCCTAGATCTTTCATAACTTGAAAAACAACCAATATCAAAAATATTATCTCTTAGCTCTACAATTACAATCGATAGTTTAAAAGTAGAAGtagaaacaacaattgaaaatgaGAAAGTGTAATTTCAGGCACATCATACATTCACACTAGGTATATACCTAATCCAAAatctaactccctgtggattcgaccccgacttgtGTTGGGTTTTTATTATTGCTCCGACTGCCTCACAACCTATAtttgtggtgtgattttgggcaacaTCAATTTTtgacgccgttgccggggagttaaacaGATTTAACTATATATCTAAGTTTTTGTGTGATTTGTCTTCTCTTCCTTACAAGTCACTAACTTTGTTTTTGAATTGATTATAGGTGTGAGAATGACTCTCAACAACGATCCCATTGAGAATGTGCCATTGGGGAAGGAAGTATACGATAATCAAGGAgatgaggttcttcccgaacttcAATCAAATAGGCGAGGCTGACCACCTCATGATAATGTTCCCGTACTTTCCCCAGCTCCACCAAGAGCGGCAGCACACCGGGTGTTACCGAATGAGGGTTATGCAATTGCTATAGTCCCACTCTGTATTAAGGTGGGTAACTTCCAAATCACCAATGTGATGCTTACACAACTTAAGCAACAGGGATTCTTCACCGGGGCTCCGAGTCAAAATTCTTACAAGCATCTCAAAGGGTTCATCAATaattgttgggggagcaagcaaaccatTGTTTTCGAGGACGCGCTGCGGTTGAGgctatttcccttttctctaCGGGAAAAGGCAAGAGAGTTTGCCCAATCATTccatccatacatgggatgagttggcagaaaTATTCATTGCCAAATTATTCTCTCTGGGACATATGGCTAcacttcgggatgaaattctttCGTTCAAGCAAGAACCCAATGAGCCATTGCACGAGATTTGGGCAAGATATCGTACCATGATTAAAAAGTCCccgaataatgatatgaccgaggctatgatccaacaaaccttctacatGGGGATTAAAACAACAAATCAATATATGGTAAATCAACTCTTTAGTGGGAACATCATGAACACGCCTTATGCTGAAGCTTGTGAAATTTTGGATGAGATGGCGGATACCTCATCGGCAtagcaaagtagagccaatgttccTCAAGGTGACCCAAATGTCATTCACCTACACTAGGAACTACATGATCATGGTCAAGCTATTGTCGAGTTAAAAAACACAATGAATCAATTGGTCAAAGCTCAGcttcaacaagttcaagggcTGAAACAAGTGAATGCGATGGAATGTGTGAATATGATGATGAACAAGAGATGACAAAAAGTTAAGCCGTCCGGAACAATTCATGCAAGATGATAGTGGGTATGACCAAGGTGATTTGTTCaatgagaaagaagaagaagtacAATATGTCAAGAATTATCAAGTCCAACGAAACAATGCTCAAGGgaaaaatcaacaacaatggcgatCACAAGGAAATCAAGAAAATTGGAACAACCAAGCccaccaaggcaattggagtggtgGTAAAAATAATAAAGGCAATTGGAATAGTCAAGGTAACCAAGGTAATTGGGGAGGCAATATTTAAGGaaattggggtggcaacaatcAAGGCAGTTGGGTAGGCAATAACCAAGGAtggtggaacaacaacaacaactaggggtcgggttttcaaaggcccctaaTGTTCCAATAACCGAGAAATCCACCTCTCTATCCTTTTTAAGGTCCGAGATAttccaacaatgagatgggtagaattgagaacatgtttaaatagatgatggagaagaatgccgaCTCCGATGCTCTACTAGCCTCTCACAACACTTCTGTTTGTaatttggaagttcaattaggccaaatctcgtaagctttgaacactcgtcctaagggggcactaccaagtgatatggtggtGAAACCAAAGGGTGAGAATAATACGGGACATGCTATGGCTGTGACtacaaaaaagtgaaaaaggtggagatgcaaccacctcaaatcaaagaagAATTGTGGATAATGATGTTGTGGTTCAAGAAGATGAAAGTCAAGCAATTTGATTCAAGCTAATGAAGAAGTGAGAATTGGTATTGATGAAAATATGAAGGAGATGAAAGAagaagtgaacccgtctagggagcaCTTGATTGACATGCCGGAACCGGTACtgccaaaggctaaggcaccaatgccaaagcctcctcctccataccctcaaaggcttgcaaagcaaaatagtgagaaccaattcaaaaagtttattgatatgatgaagagtttgtctaTTAATGTGCCGTTGGTTGAGGCATTGGAACAAATACCGGgatatgcaaagttcatgaaggattTGGGACAAAGAAAAGATATGAATTGTGAGACTATCAAGATGAAACATCAAGTGAGTGCTATTATGCACTCAATGGCTCCGAAATTAGAAGATCTGGGCGCTTTCACAATCCTTTGCACTATTGGGAGCGTCGATTTTGCCAAAGCTCTATGTGATCTTGGGGTGAGTATCAACTTGATTCCCTACTCAGTGTTCAAAAGTTTGGGGATTGGGAAACCAAGACCCACATTCATGAGGTTGCAAATGACGGATCGTACAATGAAGAGacctttgggtattattgatgatgtgttggtttgtgttgacaagttcatcctcccggtggactttgtgattcttgattgtgaagtggactataaggtgcctattatttttggtagaattttccttgctacggggaaggctcttGTTGATGTGGAAGTCGGTGACCTTACTTTCTGGGTGGGTGACAAAAAGGTGGTCTTCCATATGTaaaaatctatgaggcaaccgaatatCAATGAAGTTTGTTAGTTTGTGGATTTGTTCACCGATGTGATtattgatgatactagtgccacAATGAATGTTGAGGATAATTTGGAAGCCGTTTTGCTCAACCTTGACAATGATGAGGAGAAAGAAGGCTATGTGGAGTGTGCGAATGCATTGCAAGTGATGGGGTTTTACACTTATGATCTCGCAAGCTATCCTTGGATATTGAAAATCAGAAGACTCCTCCatcaaagccctcaatcgaggagcctcccactttgga
Proteins encoded in this window:
- the LOC138872160 gene encoding uncharacterized protein: MAEDSELWDIIRDGPFVPTKTIGDPAVTIPKTRKEYNDADYKAIEKNFRAKKILVCGIGPDEYNKISAAQSTKEIWEALQTAHEGTTQESKVNAITEANDLQELTIDELVGTLKTYEMMKKKDNERREPKREKNLVLKTDNNDSGGEDVDMADK
- the LOC138872164 gene encoding uncharacterized protein; translation: MKEMKEEVNPSREHLIDMPEPVLPKAKAPMPKPPPPYPQRLAKQNSENQFKKFIDMMKSLSINVPLVEALEQIPGYAKFMKDLGQRKDMNCETIKMKHQVSAIMHSMAPKLEDLGAFTILCTIGSVDFAKALCDLGVSINLIPYSVFKSLGIGKPRPTFMRLQMTDRTMKRPLGIIDDVLVCVDKFILPVDFVILDCEVDYKVPIIFGRIFLATGKALVDVEVGDLTFWVGDKKVVFHM